A region of Saimiri boliviensis isolate mSaiBol1 chromosome 8, mSaiBol1.pri, whole genome shotgun sequence DNA encodes the following proteins:
- the CD200 gene encoding OX-2 membrane glycoprotein isoform X4 has product MKGVTCVSSIPLVMGRSQEQPASPSMPTVSLHYKFSEDHLNITCSATARPAPVISWKVPRSGIENSTETVSHPNGTTSVTSILQVKDPKNQVGKEVICQVLHLGTVTDFKQTFNKGYWFSVPLLLSIVSLVILLVLISILLYWKRHRNQDRALHRPSAHLRG; this is encoded by the exons ATGAAGGGTGTTACATGTGTCTCTTCAATACCTTTGGTTATGGGAAGATCTCAGGAACAGCCTGCCTCACCCTCTATG CCCACAGTATCCCTTCACTACAAATTCTCTGAAGACCACCTAAATATCACTTGCTCTGCCACTGCCCGCCCAGCCCCCGTGATCTCCTGGAAGGTTCCTCGGTCAGGGATTGAAAATAGTacagagactgtgtctcaccCAAATGGGACCACATCTGTTACTAGCATCCTCCAGGTCAAAGACCCTAAGAATCAGGTGGGGAAGGAGGTGATCTGCCAGGTGCTGCACCTGGGGACTGTGACCGACTTTAAACAAACCTTCAACAAAG GCTATTGGTTTTCAGTTCCACTATTGTTAAGCATTGTTTCCCTGGTAATTCTTCTGGTCCTAATCTCAATCTTATTGTACTGGAAACGTCACCGGAATCAGGACCGAG CACTTCACAGGCCATCTGCCCATTTAAGAGGCTGA
- the CD200 gene encoding OX-2 membrane glycoprotein isoform X3 yields the protein MAAVMLCTAQVVTQDEREQLNTPASLRCSLQTTYEVLIVTWQKKKAVSPENIATFSNSYGVVVQPAYKDKLNITQLGLQNSTITIWNTTLEDEGCYMCLFNTFGYGKISGTACLTLYVQPTVSLHYKFSEDHLNITCSATARPAPVISWKVPRSGIENSTETVSHPNGTTSVTSILQVKDPKNQVGKEVICQVLHLGTVTDFKQTFNKGYWFSVPLLLSIVSLVILLVLISILLYWKRHRNQDRALHRPSAHLRG from the exons ATGGCAGCAGTGATGCTGTGCACAGCACAAG TGGTGACCCAGGATGAAAGAGAGCAGCTGAATACGCCTGCTTCCTTAAGATGCTCTCTGCAAACTACCTACGAAGTCCTGATTGTGACAtggcagaaaaagaaagctgTAAGCCCAGAAAACATAGCCACCTTCAGCAACAGCTATGGGGTGGTGGTCCAGCCTGCCTATAAGGACAAGTTGAACATTACCCAGCTGGGACTCCAAAACTCAACCATCACCATCTGGAATACCACCCTGGAGGATGAAGGGTGTTACATGTGTCTCTTCAATACCTTTGGTTATGGGAAGATCTCAGGAACAGCCTGCCTCACCCTCTATG TACAGCCCACAGTATCCCTTCACTACAAATTCTCTGAAGACCACCTAAATATCACTTGCTCTGCCACTGCCCGCCCAGCCCCCGTGATCTCCTGGAAGGTTCCTCGGTCAGGGATTGAAAATAGTacagagactgtgtctcaccCAAATGGGACCACATCTGTTACTAGCATCCTCCAGGTCAAAGACCCTAAGAATCAGGTGGGGAAGGAGGTGATCTGCCAGGTGCTGCACCTGGGGACTGTGACCGACTTTAAACAAACCTTCAACAAAG GCTATTGGTTTTCAGTTCCACTATTGTTAAGCATTGTTTCCCTGGTAATTCTTCTGGTCCTAATCTCAATCTTATTGTACTGGAAACGTCACCGGAATCAGGACCGAG CACTTCACAGGCCATCTGCCCATTTAAGAGGCTGA
- the CD200 gene encoding OX-2 membrane glycoprotein isoform X5, with the protein MPRPVSGDRAWEGGRRVVFCHLSTYSLVWGMAAVMLCTAQVVTQDEREQLNTPASLRCSLQTTYEVLIVTWQKKKAVSPENIATFSNSYGVVVQPAYKDKLNITQLGLQNSTITIWNTTLEDEGCYMCLFNTFGYGKISGTACLTLYVQPTVSLHYKFSEDHLNITCSATARPAPVISWKVPRSGIENSTETVSHPNGTTSVTSILQVKDPKNQVGKEVICQVLHLGTVTDFKQTFNKGYWFSVPLLLSIVSLVILLVLISILLYWKRHRNQDRALHRPSAHLRG; encoded by the exons ATGCCGAGGCCGGTGAGCGGGGACCGGGCTTGGGAAGGAGGGCGCAGG GTGGTCTTCTGTCATCTGTCTACCTACAGCCTGGTTTGGGGTATGGCAGCAGTGATGCTGTGCACAGCACAAG TGGTGACCCAGGATGAAAGAGAGCAGCTGAATACGCCTGCTTCCTTAAGATGCTCTCTGCAAACTACCTACGAAGTCCTGATTGTGACAtggcagaaaaagaaagctgTAAGCCCAGAAAACATAGCCACCTTCAGCAACAGCTATGGGGTGGTGGTCCAGCCTGCCTATAAGGACAAGTTGAACATTACCCAGCTGGGACTCCAAAACTCAACCATCACCATCTGGAATACCACCCTGGAGGATGAAGGGTGTTACATGTGTCTCTTCAATACCTTTGGTTATGGGAAGATCTCAGGAACAGCCTGCCTCACCCTCTATG TACAGCCCACAGTATCCCTTCACTACAAATTCTCTGAAGACCACCTAAATATCACTTGCTCTGCCACTGCCCGCCCAGCCCCCGTGATCTCCTGGAAGGTTCCTCGGTCAGGGATTGAAAATAGTacagagactgtgtctcaccCAAATGGGACCACATCTGTTACTAGCATCCTCCAGGTCAAAGACCCTAAGAATCAGGTGGGGAAGGAGGTGATCTGCCAGGTGCTGCACCTGGGGACTGTGACCGACTTTAAACAAACCTTCAACAAAG GCTATTGGTTTTCAGTTCCACTATTGTTAAGCATTGTTTCCCTGGTAATTCTTCTGGTCCTAATCTCAATCTTATTGTACTGGAAACGTCACCGGAATCAGGACCGAG CACTTCACAGGCCATCTGCCCATTTAAGAGGCTGA
- the CD200 gene encoding OX-2 membrane glycoprotein isoform X1 encodes MPRPVSGDRAWEGGRRVVFCHLSTYSLVWGMAAVMLCTAQVVTQDEREQLNTPASLRCSLQTTYEVLIVTWQKKKAVSPENIATFSNSYGVVVQPAYKDKLNITQLGLQNSTITIWNTTLEDEGCYMCLFNTFGYGKISGTACLTLYVQPTVSLHYKFSEDHLNITCSATARPAPVISWKVPRSGIENSTETVSHPNGTTSVTSILQVKDPKNQVGKEVICQVLHLGTVTDFKQTFNKGYWFSVPLLLSIVSLVILLVLISILLYWKRHRNQDREP; translated from the exons ATGCCGAGGCCGGTGAGCGGGGACCGGGCTTGGGAAGGAGGGCGCAGG GTGGTCTTCTGTCATCTGTCTACCTACAGCCTGGTTTGGGGTATGGCAGCAGTGATGCTGTGCACAGCACAAG TGGTGACCCAGGATGAAAGAGAGCAGCTGAATACGCCTGCTTCCTTAAGATGCTCTCTGCAAACTACCTACGAAGTCCTGATTGTGACAtggcagaaaaagaaagctgTAAGCCCAGAAAACATAGCCACCTTCAGCAACAGCTATGGGGTGGTGGTCCAGCCTGCCTATAAGGACAAGTTGAACATTACCCAGCTGGGACTCCAAAACTCAACCATCACCATCTGGAATACCACCCTGGAGGATGAAGGGTGTTACATGTGTCTCTTCAATACCTTTGGTTATGGGAAGATCTCAGGAACAGCCTGCCTCACCCTCTATG TACAGCCCACAGTATCCCTTCACTACAAATTCTCTGAAGACCACCTAAATATCACTTGCTCTGCCACTGCCCGCCCAGCCCCCGTGATCTCCTGGAAGGTTCCTCGGTCAGGGATTGAAAATAGTacagagactgtgtctcaccCAAATGGGACCACATCTGTTACTAGCATCCTCCAGGTCAAAGACCCTAAGAATCAGGTGGGGAAGGAGGTGATCTGCCAGGTGCTGCACCTGGGGACTGTGACCGACTTTAAACAAACCTTCAACAAAG GCTATTGGTTTTCAGTTCCACTATTGTTAAGCATTGTTTCCCTGGTAATTCTTCTGGTCCTAATCTCAATCTTATTGTACTGGAAACGTCACCGGAATCAGGACCGAG AACCCTAA
- the CD200 gene encoding OX-2 membrane glycoprotein isoform X2 — MPRPVVFCHLSTYSLVWGMAAVMLCTAQVVTQDEREQLNTPASLRCSLQTTYEVLIVTWQKKKAVSPENIATFSNSYGVVVQPAYKDKLNITQLGLQNSTITIWNTTLEDEGCYMCLFNTFGYGKISGTACLTLYVQPTVSLHYKFSEDHLNITCSATARPAPVISWKVPRSGIENSTETVSHPNGTTSVTSILQVKDPKNQVGKEVICQVLHLGTVTDFKQTFNKGYWFSVPLLLSIVSLVILLVLISILLYWKRHRNQDRALHRPSAHLRG, encoded by the exons ATGCCGAGGCCG GTGGTCTTCTGTCATCTGTCTACCTACAGCCTGGTTTGGGGTATGGCAGCAGTGATGCTGTGCACAGCACAAG TGGTGACCCAGGATGAAAGAGAGCAGCTGAATACGCCTGCTTCCTTAAGATGCTCTCTGCAAACTACCTACGAAGTCCTGATTGTGACAtggcagaaaaagaaagctgTAAGCCCAGAAAACATAGCCACCTTCAGCAACAGCTATGGGGTGGTGGTCCAGCCTGCCTATAAGGACAAGTTGAACATTACCCAGCTGGGACTCCAAAACTCAACCATCACCATCTGGAATACCACCCTGGAGGATGAAGGGTGTTACATGTGTCTCTTCAATACCTTTGGTTATGGGAAGATCTCAGGAACAGCCTGCCTCACCCTCTATG TACAGCCCACAGTATCCCTTCACTACAAATTCTCTGAAGACCACCTAAATATCACTTGCTCTGCCACTGCCCGCCCAGCCCCCGTGATCTCCTGGAAGGTTCCTCGGTCAGGGATTGAAAATAGTacagagactgtgtctcaccCAAATGGGACCACATCTGTTACTAGCATCCTCCAGGTCAAAGACCCTAAGAATCAGGTGGGGAAGGAGGTGATCTGCCAGGTGCTGCACCTGGGGACTGTGACCGACTTTAAACAAACCTTCAACAAAG GCTATTGGTTTTCAGTTCCACTATTGTTAAGCATTGTTTCCCTGGTAATTCTTCTGGTCCTAATCTCAATCTTATTGTACTGGAAACGTCACCGGAATCAGGACCGAG CACTTCACAGGCCATCTGCCCATTTAAGAGGCTGA